The proteins below come from a single Xyrauchen texanus isolate HMW12.3.18 chromosome 1, RBS_HiC_50CHRs, whole genome shotgun sequence genomic window:
- the LOC127644889 gene encoding sodium- and chloride-dependent glycine transporter 2-like has translation MDIEMLRQSSNSIPPQPSGGAVGATMNNKPENGNPVAQPPSTNERKTFCPPENKPCEMEVNKAYGTFKNAAPVPTFAPVNSSVRKDSAGKMDGSTATHDKASSDVMSKNQGAERIAAEHNNATGDWTTMSQTTIILGTDGNTSVLPGTVTGDDDDDEGGDENKARGNWSNKMDFILSMVGYAVGLGNVWRFPYLAFQNGGGAFLIPYLIMLCLAGIPIFLLEVSLGQFASQGPVSVWKAIPALQGCGIAMLIISVLIAIYYNIIMCWTLYYLFASLKGTLPWATCKNEWNTIECKDKDMLLLDSCILRDRNITSIKNTTFCLSANAVGNLSKLLNVTADNKTYVSPSEEYFKYNVLHISKGIEYPGDIRWPLAACLFLAWLIVYASLAKGIKSSGKVVYFTATFPYVVLVILLIRGVTLPGAGSGILYFITPKWEKLNDAKVWKDAATQIFFSLSAAWGGLITLSSYNKFHNNCYRDTLIVTCTNSATSIFAGFVIFSVIGFMAHELKVPIERVADEGPGIAFVVYPEALTRLPLSPFWAIIFFLMLLTLGLDTMFATIETIVTSVSDEFPNYLRKHKPQFTLVCCLCFFFLGFPMITESGMYMLQLVDTFAASYSLVIIAIFELIGVSYIYGLKRFCEDIEMMIGFQPNMFWRVCWAFVTPTILTFILGLSLYQWKVMTYEDYTYPTWSMVLGWLMVICSVIWIPIMFVIKMHLAPGSFVERLKLVCSPQPDWGPFLMKHRGERYMNMIDPLGTNSLGLKLPPKDFQLSTKYQ, from the exons ATG GATATTGAAATGTTGAGACAGTCGTCAAACAGTATTCCGCCACAGCCGTCGGGGGGAGCGGTTGGAGCTACAATGAATAACAAACCTGAGAACGGCAACCCGGTGGCTCAGCCGCCGTCCACAAACGAGCGGAAAACTTTTTGTCCTCCGGAAAATAAACCGTGCGAAATGGAAGTCAATAAAGCCTATGGGACGTTTAAAAACGCCGCGCCTGTACCCACGTTTGCTCCCGTGAACTCTTCCGTGCGCAAGGATTCCGCTGGAAAAATGGATGGTTCGACTGCAACACACGATAAAGCCTCGTCGGACGTGATGTCTAAAAACCAAGGCGCTGAAAGGATCGCGGCGGAGCATAATAACGCCACCGGTGACTGGACCACTATGAGCCAGACCACCATCATACTGGGTACAGATGGCAACACATCTGTTCTGCCTGGCACGGTGACCGGG gatgacgatgatgatgaggGAGGAGATGAAAATAAGGCCCGAGGAAACTGGTCCAACAAAATGGATTTTATTCTTTCCATGGTGGGATATGCCGTGGGATTGGGAAATGTGTGGAGATTCCCATATCTTGCTTTCCAGAATGGTGGAG GTGCGTTTTTGATACCTTACCTGATCATGTTATGCCTCGCCGGTATACCTATATTTTTGCTGGAGGTGTCTTTGGGTCAGTTCGCCAGTCAAGGACCGGTGTCAGTATGGAAAGCAATTCCGGCTCTACAAG GTTGCGGGATTGCCATGTTGATTATATCTGTCTTGATAGCCATATACTATAATATTATTATGTGCTGGACATTGTACTACCTGTTCGCTTCGTTGAAGGGCACACTGCCATGGGCCACGTGTAAAAATGAATGGAACACCATCGAGTGCAAAGACAAAGACATGCTGCTTTTGG ACTCCTGTATACTAAGGGACAGAAACATCACATCAATCAAGAACACTACATTCTGTTTATCTGCAAATGCTGTTGGGAATTTAAGTAAACTGTTGAATGTCACAGCGGATAACAAAACTTATGTCAGCCCAAGTGAGGAGTATTTCAA GTATAATGTGTTGCACATTTCCAAAGGTATTGAATACCCAGGGGACATCCGTTGGCCCTTGGCAGCATGCCTTTTTCTGGCTTGGCTTATTGTCTATGCCTCTTTGGCTAAAGGGATCAAGTCCTCAGGGAAG GTGGTGTATTTCACTGCCACTTTCCCCTATGTGGTTTTGGTCATTCTGTTGATCAGAGGGGTCACTCTGCCTGGTGCCGGCTCTGGTATACTTTATTTCATAACACCCAAATGGGAAAAACTCAATGATGCCAAG GTGTGGAAGGATGCTGCTACACAgattttcttctctctttctgcAGCATGGGGTGGTCTTATAACCTTGTCATCCTACAATAAGTTCCATAACAACTGCTATAG GGATACTCTCATTGTAACGTGTACTAACAGTGCCACCAGTATTTTTGCTggttttgtaattttttcagtTATTGGTTTCATGGCTCATGAGCTCAAAGTCCCAATTGAGAGAGTAGCAGATGAAg gACCGGGAATTGCATTTGTGGTGTACCCAGAGGCGCTGACTAGGCTGCCCTTATCACCATTCTGGGCCATCATCTTCTTCCTCATGCTGCTCACACTTGGTCTGGATACTATG TTTGCCACCATTGAAACTATAGTGACCTCTGTTTCTGATGAATTCCCCAATTACCTGCGAAAGCACAAGCCTCAGTTCACTTTGGTTTgctgtctgtgtttttttttcctgggATTTCCCATGATCACTGAG AGTGGAATGTATATGCTTCAGCTGGTCGACACATTTGCAGCCTCTTACTCTCTCGTCATCATTGCAATATTTGAACTGATTGGCGTCTCGTACATTTATG GTCTGAAACGATTCTGTGAGGACATTGAAATGATGATTGGGTTCCAGCCTAACATGTTTTGGAGAGTCTGCTGGGCCTTTGTCACACCAACCATTCTTACA tTTATTTTGGGACTTAGTCTCTACCAGTGGAAGGTGATGACATATGAGGATTACACTTATCCAACATGGTCCATGGTACTTGGCTGGCTTATGGTCATCTGCTCTGTTATATGGATTCCAATCATGTTTGTTATCAAGATGCACCTTGCACCTGGATCTTTCGTTGAG CGCTTGAAGTTAGTGTGCTCCCCTCAGCCTGACTGGGGTCCATTCTTGATGAAACACCGCGGAGAACGCTACATGAACATGATTGACCCACTGGGCACCAACTCCCTTGGCCTCAAACTCCCCCCCAAAGATTTCCAACTTTCAACCAAATATCAGTAA